The following coding sequences are from one Saccopteryx bilineata isolate mSacBil1 chromosome 3, mSacBil1_pri_phased_curated, whole genome shotgun sequence window:
- the PTCH2 gene encoding protein patched homolog 2 isoform X4 translates to MARPRSLGEPPPDYTPPSRTAAPQILVGSLKAPLWLRAYFQGLLFSLGCRIQKHCGKVLFLGLLTFGALALGLRVSVIETDLEQLWVEVGSRVSRELQYTKEKLGEEAAYTSQMLIQTPRQEGENILTPEALRLHLQAALAASKVQVSLYGKSWDLNKICYKSGVPLIENGMIERMIEKLFPCVILTPLDCFWEGAKLQGGSAYLPGRPDIQWTNLDPEQLLEELGPFASLEGFRELLDKAQVGQAYVGRPCLNPDDLHCPPSAPNHHSRQAPSVAQELSGGCHGFSHKFMHWQEELLLGGMARDPQGRLLRAEALQSTFLLMSPRQLYEHFRGDYQTHDIGWSEEQASTVLQAWQRRFVQLAQEALPENTSQQIHAFSSTTLDDILHAFSEVSAARVVGGYLLMLAYACVTMLRWDCAQSQGAVGLAGVLLVALAVASGLGLCALLGIAFNAATTQVLPFLALGIGVDDIFLLAHAFTEAPPGSPLQERMGECLLRTGPSVALTSINNVVAFFMAALVPIPALRAFSLQAAIVVSCNFAAVMLVFPAVLSLDLHRRHCRRLDVLCCFSSPCSARVIQIVPQELADRTVPVSIAHLTATVQAFTHCEASSQHVVTSLPPQAHLVPPPSDPLSSELFSPGGSTRDLLGQEEGTRQKAACKSLSCARWNLAHFARNQFAPLLLQSHAKAVVLVLFGALLGLSLYGATLVQDGLALTDVVPRGTKEHAFLSAQLRYFSLYEVALVTQGGFDYAHSQRALFDLHQRFSSLKAVLPPPAAQAPRTWLHYYRNWLQGIQAAFDQDWASGRITHHSYRNGSEDGALAYKLLVQTGDAREPLDFSQLTTRKLVDKEGLIPPELFYVGLTVWVNSDPLGLAASQANFYPPPPEWLHDNTWACGAASCWLSASCWCALFSSVPCCCSTRGQLAS, encoded by the exons TAGGCAGCCGGGTGAGCCGGGAGCTGCAGTACACCAAGGAGAAGCTGGGGGAGGAGGCTGCCTACACCTCCCAGATGCTGATACAGACCCCGCGTCAGGAGGGAGAGAACATCCTCACGCCTGAGGCACTTCGCCTCCACCTCCAGGCAGCCCTCGCGGCCAGTAAAGTGCAAGTATCACTCTATGGAAA GTCCTGGGATTTGAACAAAATCTGCTACAAGTCAGGAGTTCCCCTAATAGAAAATGGAATGATTGAGCGG ATGATTGAGAAGCTGTTCCCGTGTGTGATCCTCACCCCCCTCGACTGCTTCTGGGAGGGAGCCAAACTCCAAGGGGGCTCTGCCTACTTGCC CGGCCGTCCCGACATCCAGTGGACCAACCTGGATcctgagcagctgctggaggagctgGGACCCTTTGCCTCCCTTGAGGGCTTCCGGGAGCTACTTGACAAGGCACAGGTGGGACAGGCCTACGTGGGGCGTCCCTGTCTGAACCCTGATGACCTTCACTGCCCGCCTAGTGCTCCTAACCATCACAGCAGGCAG GCTCCCAGTGTGGCTCAGGAATTGAGTGGGGGCTGCCACGGTTTCTCCCACAAGTTCATGCACTGGCAGGAAGAATTGCTGCTGGGAGGCATGGCCAGAGACCCCCAAGGACGTCTGCTGAG GGCAGAGGCCCTGCAGAGCACCTTCTTGCTGATGAGTCCCCGCCAGCTGTATGAGCACTTCCGGGGTGACTACCAGACACATGACATCGGCTGGAGCGAGGAGCAGGCCAGCACAGTGCTGCAGGCCTGGCAGCGGCGCTTCGTGCAG CTGGCCCAGGAGGCCCTGCCTGAGAACACGTCCCAGCAGATCCACGCCTTCTCCTCCACCACCCTGGATGACATCCTGCACGCCTTCTCAGAAGTCAGTGCTGCCCGTGTGGTGGGAGGCTATCTGCTTATG CTGGCCTATGCTTGTGTGACTATGCTGCGGTGGGACTGTGCCCAGTCCCAGGGTGCGGTGGGCCTTGCCGGGGTGCTGCTGGTGGCCCTGGCGGTGGCCTCAGGCCTTGGGCTCTGCGCCCTGCTTGGCATCGCCTTCAATGCTGCCACTACCCAG GTGCTGCCCTTCTTGGCACTAGGCATCGGCGTGGATGACATATTCCTGCTGGCACATGCCTTTACAGAGGCTCCACCTGGCAGCCCTCTCCAG GAGCGTATGGGCGAGTGTCTGCTACGCACAGGCCCCAGTGTCGCCCTCACATCCATTAACAACGTGGTTGCCTTCTTCATGGCTGCCCTAGTTCCCATCCCTGCACTGCGGGCCTTCTCCTTGCAG GCGGCCATAGTGGTTAGCTGCAACTTCGCTGCCGTGATGCTTGTCTTCCCAGCGGTCCTCAGCCTGGACCTGCACCGGCGCCACTGCCGGCGCCTTGATGTGCTCTGCTGCTTCTCTAG CCCCTGTTCTGCTCGGGTGATTCAGATTGTGCCCCAAGAGCTAGCAGATAGGACAGTTCCAGTGAGCATTGCCCACCTAACTGCTACCGTTCAAGCCTTTACCCACTGTGAAGCCAGCAGCCAGCATGTGGTCACCAGCCTGCCACCCCAGGCCCACCTGGTGCCCCCACCTTCTGACCCACTGAGCTCTGAGCTCTTCAGCCCAGGAGGGTCCACACGGGACCTTCTGGGCCAGGAGGAGGGGACAAGGCAGAAGGCAGCCTGCAAGTCTCTGTCCTGTGCCCGCTGGAATCTTGCCCACTTTGCCCGCAATCAGTTCGCACCGTTGCTACTCCAGTCACATGCTAAG GCTGTGGTGCTGGTTCTCTTTGGGGCTCTTCTGGGCCTGAGCCTCTACGGAGCAACCTTGGTGCAAGATGGGCTGGCCCTGACCGATGTGGTGCCTCGGGGCACCAAGGAGCATGCCTTCCTGAGCGCCCAGCTCAGGTACTTCTCCCTGTATGAGGTGGCCCTGGTGACACAGGGTGGCTTTGACTACGCCCACTCCCAACGCGCCCTCTTTGATCTGCACCAGCGCTTCAGCTCCCTCAAGGCCGTGCTGCCCCCACCTGCCGCTCAGGCGCCCCGCACCTGGCTACACTATTACCGCAACTGGCTACAGG GGATCCAGGCTGCATTTGACCAGGACTGGGCTTCCGGGCGCATTACCCACCACTCTTACCGCAATGGCTCTGAGGACGGGGCCCTGGCCTACAAGCTGCTCGTCCAGACTGGTGATGCCCGGGAGCCTCTGGATTTCAGCCAG CTGACCACGAGGAAGCTGGTGGACAAGGAGGGGCTGATTCCACCCGAGCTCTTCTATGTGGGACTGACCGTGTGGGTGAACAGTGACCCCCTGGGCCTGGCAGCCTCGCAGGCCAACTTCTACCCCCCACCTCCTGAGTGGCTGCATGACAA TACCTGGGCCTGCGGCGCTGCTTCCTGCTGGCTGTCTGCATCCTGCTGGTGTGCACTTTTCTCGTCTGTGCCCTGCTGCTGCTCAACCCGTGGACAGCTGGCCTCATA G